The following coding sequences lie in one Danio rerio strain Tuebingen ecotype United States chromosome 3, GRCz12tu, whole genome shotgun sequence genomic window:
- the p2ry11 gene encoding P2Y purinoceptor 11 isoform X1 yields the protein MKNDSLCNESQFQIDLLPPMYGIEMTVALLGNIFALWLLGTRERKDWHTGVVFSCNLAISDVLYILTLPLLIIYYGKKKNWTFGDAVCKIERFLFTSNLYVSIFFIMCISVNRYIAIVYPFFTRSYVRPVHAKIASVLVWFIVIITSSPVFSFAGTEVVESDRVHNRTLCVSCKDKSRAKSHLKYTLFLMVVGCMIPFLVTFASYLGVIWTVLKNKNITTLEKRKVALMVALVCILYATSFVPYHFLQTYHVYLKSENLKECWLYNSYQVSKGLATLNMCLHPLLYMAVFDSIRTVCCGRSSDD from the coding sequence ATGAAGAACGACAGTTTATGCAATGAATCTCAGTTTCAAATCGACCTTCTCCCACCCATGTATGGCATTGAGATGACTGTGGCCCTGCTGGGCAATATATTTGCCCTGTGGCTCCTGGGGACCAGAGAGAGGAAGGACTGGCACACTGGTGTAGTGTTCTCCTGTAACCTGGCCATCAGCGATGTTCTTTACATCCTGACCCTCCCTTTGCTCATCATTTACTATGGCAAGAAGAAGAATTGGACCTTTGGGGATGCTGTATGCAAGATCGAACGCTTCCTCTTCACCAGCAACCTCTATGTCAGCATTTTCTTCATCATGTGCATCAGCGTCAACAGATACATTGCCATCGTGTACCCCTTCTTCACCCGGAGCTACGTGCGCCCTGTACACGCAAAGATCGCAAGTGTGCTGGTGTGGTTCATCGTGATCATCACTTCATCACCGGTTTTCAGTTTCGCTGGAACCGAAGTCGTGGAATCAGATCGCGTACACAACCGCACTCTTTGCGTCTCTTGCAAAGATAAAAGTAGGGCGAAATCCCATTTAAAGTACACGTTGTTTCTTATGGTTGTTGGATGCATGATTCCTTTTCTAGTTACCTTTGCGTCCTATTTGGGTGTGATTTggactgttttgaaaaataagaACATCACCACATTAGAGAAGAGAAAAGTGGCTCTGATGGTCGCTCTTGTCTGCATTCTTTACGCGACGTCGTTTGTCCCCTATCACTTTCTGCAGACTTATCACGTGTACCTGAAGTCAGAGAATTTAAAAGAGTGCTGGTTGTATAATTCATACCAAGTCTCCAAAGGTCTGGCCACGCTGAACATGTGCTTGCATCCGCTTTTGTACATGGCTGTGTTCGACAGCATACGGACAGTTTGCTGTGGAAGAAGCTCAGATGATTGA